Proteins found in one Ornithorhynchus anatinus isolate Pmale09 chromosome 8, mOrnAna1.pri.v4, whole genome shotgun sequence genomic segment:
- the LKAAEAR1 gene encoding protein LKAAEAR1 yields MAEAEPKKESSKHHRALTSKDLVAPSVKQMIRYHMFVEPSELQNEAKLLSSGNFPEVHKKILNLNTWQPRESEKERQAQQIGVLRAAEARNRIRALRLRYVHMRAQEIKYLIINQESAQAALRLEALLLPYMNPQKLPDDLDQNQRRRVESILEDTEGLTLMRRT; encoded by the exons ATGGCAGAGGCAGAGCCGAAGAAGGAATCCTCAAAACACCACAGAGCACTGACCTCCAAGGACCTGGTGGCTCCGTCAGTAAAGCAGATGATCCGATATCATATGTTTGTCGAGCCCAGTGAGTTGCAGAACGAGGCCAAATTACTGTCCAGCGGCAACTTCCCAGAAGTCCACAAGAAAATTTTAAACCTGAACACCTGGCAACCTAGAGAGTCTGAGAAGGAGAGGCAGGCGCAGCAGATCGGGGTGCTGAGGGCCGCGGAGGCCCGGAACCGAATCCGTGCTCTGCGGCTGCGCTACGTCCACATGAGG GCCCAGGAAATCAAGTACCTGATCATCAACCAGGAATCAGCACAGGCTGCTCTGAGGTTGGAGGCGTTACTCCTGCCATATATGAACCCCCAGAAGCTGCCGGACGACTTGGACCAAAATCAG AGAAGACGAGTGGAATCCATCCTGGAAGACACCGAGGGCCTTACGTTAATGCGGAGGACCTGA